The Raphanus sativus cultivar WK10039 unplaced genomic scaffold, ASM80110v3 Scaffold3257, whole genome shotgun sequence genome contains the following window.
CTGATAAAGGTTCCCCTAAGAGAACAGAGGAGCCATTCATATTCAGAAAGGTCAGGAGAGGCATCCCACATACGTCGACGTGTTTGATTTTCTTTGAGAGCAGCATCAAATTCGATTCTCCAGGATTGTTCAATGACCATTGATAACTGTCCATTAGCATCAGAGTACCTCCTGTATACATGACTCCTTCACCTATATATATCAACAGAGACATATCAACACAGACTGACCTATATATAAAAaagggatatatatatatatatatatatatatttgacctTCGGGTACCAAACATATTTCTATTCCGGCATCCGCATATTTATCCATGGAATATTTCCCAGGGAGGGTATTCTTATCACCGTACAGTCGGACTGACACATCACCTAAGTAACCACGATTCTCAAGAGCTCGTTTGATTTTCTGACGTATAGTTTGGGGATCGAGATGCTTAGGGATTGGGAAATCGT
Protein-coding sequences here:
- the LOC130506455 gene encoding uncharacterized protein LOC130506455, yielding MSNPSDFHYPIRVYPTGNTVVFLDVDDFPIPKHLDPQTIRQKIKRALENRGYLGDVSVRLYGDKNTLPGKYSMDKYADAGIEICLVPEGEGVMYTGGTLMLMDSYQWSLNNPGESNLMLLSKKIKHVDVCGMPLLTFLNMNGSSVLLGEPLSEIRLPSESADWIWKSLSDCGTSCLQS